A window from Podospora bellae-mahoneyi strain CBS 112042 chromosome 1 map unlocalized CBS112042p_1, whole genome shotgun sequence encodes these proteins:
- a CDS encoding uncharacterized protein (EggNog:ENOG503P4ER) has protein sequence MLRRRSLKSSSDLKRRKSTSSTRGVQLEHIDPVLAQRDAQIAACQAYTRAQNRANAEMSLFPPTPESLPTRQGSKRNSQGRDDIGSSQLNREGEQGLRRQQSVRFVGPCSMQGKKSAGALGAEAGTTLRDHKSDFIAMHDDCGGHSVQSYILGNDIQLPSQSFHQPRRAPPPVPVTVMAADYLNVMAAEEESYTPEDDKASVPSSYRRLRRSRSMFSSETQSIRRDQDTPTPVMNGKSLNSRPLPGSQTRRLFHSEPKQPKVEMSVPQLRAPKSMSFLRNRHLLRSGSSSRRDNSTRVACVMEASDVEDELSEAVEHGNNNPPGPKSAVLFGSRSRRGGSGMRKSLRSSSSESPPPEKAPPALVEKPDGLKHKARKVSKSFRTKLKSFFSLSRSEEEPPSIPSQHIEAQKTHVIESFGNAITHTLNTDDVQNDYDWRPIHNVPSKIPSLQNVPPNLHHSNKGSLESLRSEIQRDRQVSEESALTSWVHSGPSTLTSQQQQQWREWERQRLSVIKENGMHAPSSSVRRKALDARLFEQPTNGSTISAIPDTVIVDSQRVYSALVKRMKTLNEQVTQAVEQQPRAAWDFRETAPVIPVMDSESTPVVSQLGGNKESTNTPDDLPDTPTRVSRKTNPGDRQRLGIQGIAGSHRGYVDKARREAMGICAAFHVGRSILGSTDSDGSVTGIPEPSGKDGLPLFAPTTYHEDSTAERSGSKGDLGSLGSPNSHLFRTGSPYRQALQRTMQEDQRAWNRPVPVYISNSLESDDCTQIRAPQGKGRRSGTDSGSEKDEDYTESIYSTDEAETVPAHATLGDSTSDQDSKVVGSHLPQPPVTYQPAGYRESSSVSSVDWKTWLSANIAKLESSPTPIKPAEVEFALPTMPKNFSRGHIREAAQLYNDDDADYFELPTRKPTLPTTPLAPVEPNILKLFPTQRSVKRTTPPSAMGKTLQENDSPSGPPPIPARSALRPSPLKISRPGTGRSTTAPSISSSPGLTAAVQKQFGPVSGYNGRGLSHRPSGKLREGTPSSAGTRAFI, from the coding sequence ATGCTGCGTCGACGCAGCCTCAAGTCCAGCTCGGATCTCAAACGCCGCAAGTCTACCTCTTCGACACGTGGGGTCCAACTAGAACACATTGATCCTGTATTGGCCCAGCGGGACGCCCAGATCGCTGCCTGTCAAGCCTACACCCGGGCACAAAACCGAGCGAACGCAGAGATGTCCCTCTTTCCCCCGACCCCCGAATCACTACCCACCCGCCAGGGATCCAAACGCAACAGCCAGGGCCGGGATGACATTGGCTCCTCTCAACTCAACCGTGAGGGCGAACAAGGCCTTCGCCGTCAGCAGAGTGTGCGTTTCGTGGGCCCATGTTCTATGCAAGGGAAGAAATCGGCAGGCGCACTCGGGGCCGAGGCTGGAACCACCTTGAGAGACCACAAGTCAGACTTCATTGCTATGCACGATGATTGTGGCGGCCACAGCGTCCAAAGCTACATTCTCGGAAACGACATTCAACTGCCGAGCCAGTCATTTCACCAACCACGCAGGGCACCACCTCCAGTTCCCGTGACCGTGATGGCAGCCGACTACCTGAACGTCATggcagccgaggaggaaagcTATACCCCTGAAGACGACAAAGCATCGGTTCCATCATCATACCGCCGTCTTCGCAGGTCTAGATCGATGTTTAGCTCCGAGACTCAAAGTATCAGACGGGATCAAGACACTCCCACACCAGTCATGAATGGGAAGTCTCTCAACTCGCGGCCGTTGCCCGGGTCACAAACCCGCCGACTCTTTCACTCCGAGCCGAAGCAACCAAAGGTAGAAATGTCCGTTCCACAGCTGCGAGCCCCAAAGTCAATGAGCTTTCTTCGAAATCGGCACCTTCTTCGGTCCGGGTCTAGCAGCCGTCGTGATAACAGCACCAGGGTTGCATGTGTGATGGAAGCTTCTGATGTAGAGGATGAGCTGTCTGAGGCAGTTGAGCATGGCAACAATAACCCTCCCGGTCCCAAGTCGGCAGTACTGTTTGGGTCAAGGAGTCGAAGAGGCGGATCAGGGATGCGCAAGTCgcttcgcagcagcagctcagaGTCACCGCCACCAGAGAAGGCGCCGCCTGCTCTGGTCGAGAAGCCAGACGGCCTCAAACACAAAGCTAGGAAGGTTTCCAAATCTTTCAGGACCAAGCTCAAGAGTTTCTTCAGTCTATCCAGGTCCGAGGAAGAACCGCCGTCTATTCCGAGCCAGCACATCGAAGCCCAAAAGACACACGTGATTGAGAGCTTCGGAAACGCTATAACCCATACGTTGAACACTGATGATGTCCAGAACGACTATGACTGGAGACCGATTCACAACGTCCCGTCCAAGATTCCTTCCCTCCAAAATGTACCGCCAAATCTTCATCACTCCAACAAGGGCAGCCTGGAAAGTCTCAGGAGCGAAATTCAGAGAGACCGCCAGGTCTCGGAAGAGTCTGCTTTGACAAGCTGGGTACACTCTGGCCCCAGTACACTGacaagtcaacaacagcagcagtggagggagtgggagaggcAGCGCCTTTCCGTTATCAAGGAGAATGGCATGCACGCCCCGTCCTCTTCTGTCAGAAGAAAGGCGTTGGATGCTCGCCTATTCGAACAGCCGACAAACGGCAGCACTATCAGTGCCATACCTGACACAGTGATTGTCGACAGCCAACGCGTCTACTCAGCTTTGGTGAAACGAATGAAAACTCTCAATGAGCAAGTCACACAAGCAGTCGAACAGCAACCTAGGGCAGCTTGGGATTTTCGGGAGACTGCACCAGTTATTCCCGTCATGGATTCAGAGTCAACACCGGTAGTATCACAGCTTGGGGGAAACAAGGAGAGCACAAACACCCCGGATGATTTACCTGACACTCCCACCCGTGTCTCACGGAAAACCAATCCTGGCGACAGACAGAGGCTTGGTATTCAAGGAATCGCCGGCTCTCACCGTGGGTATGTCGACAAAGCTAGGAGAGAAGCCATGGGAATCTGCGCCGCCTTCCACGTTGGGAGATCTATCCTTGGTTCCACAGACAGCGATGGGTCTGTGACGGGAATTCCTGAGCCATCGGGAAAAGACGGATTGCCATTGTTTGCACCGACAACATATCATGAGGACTCGACAGCAGAGAGAAGTGGTTCCAAGGGAGATTTGGGGTCTTTGGGAAGCCCCAACTCTCACTTATTCAGAACAGGCAGTCCTTACCGCCAAGCTCTTCAGCGGACGATGCAGGAAGATCAGAGGGCTTGGAATCGACCAGTTCCTGTCTACATCTCTAACAGTCTGGAGTCAGACGACTGCACGCAGATACGTGCTCCACAGGGGAAGGGCCGACGATCGGGAACCGACTCGGGTTCcgagaaggatgaggattATACGGAGAGCATATACTCAACAGACGAGGCGGAAACAGTCCCGGCCCATGCGACATTGGGTGACAGCACAAGCGATCAAGATTCAAAGGTTGTGGGTAGTCATCTGCCACAGCCCCCAGTCACGTACCAACCCGCCGGCTATCGAGAGAGCTCATCGGTCAGCTCGGTGGACTGGAAGACGTGGTTATCAGCCAACATAGCCAAACTCGAATCGTCGCCCACCCCTATCAAGCCTGCAGAGGTTGAGTTTGCCTTGCCAACCATGCCCAAGAACTTTTCTCGGGGGCATATTCGGGAGGCCGCCCAACTTTACAATGATGACGACGCCGACTATTTTGAGCTTCCCACGCGAAAGCCAACGCTTCCTACGACGCCACTTGCGCCTGTGGAGCCAAACATTTTGAAACTGTTTCCTACTCAGAGGTCTGTCAAGCGAACTACACCACCGTCAGCCATGGGTAAGACGCTTCAGGAAAATGACAGCCCCAGTGGgccaccccccatccctgCTCGGAGTGCATTGCGGCCTTCTCCGTTGAAGATTTCACGGCCCGGCACAGGAAGGTCAACGACTGCGCCATCGATTAGTTCGAGCCCGGGCTTGACAGCAGCAGTACAGAAGCAGTTTGGGCCTGTGTCGGGGTATAATGGACGAGGGCTTAGTCACCGCCCGAGTGGGAAGTTGAGAGAAGGGACGCCAAGTAGTGCCGGGACTCGGGCATTTATATGA
- the PRB1 gene encoding proteinase B (EggNog:ENOG503NUCW; MEROPS:MER0000356; COG:O) — MKGYAILSLAAAAAAAPSASIETIHGEAAPILSSANAEVIPNAYIVKFKKHVTEEKVSDHHTWIQELHTTRENERIDLKKRGQFPLVDDVFHGLKHTYKVGSEFLGYAGHFDEETIEKVRRHPDVEYIERDSIVHTMRVIEDAKCDSEIEKAAPWGLARISHRDTLGFSTFNKYLYAAKGGEGVDAYVIDTGTNVDHVDFDGRAKWGKTIPSGDADVDGNGHGTHCSGTIAGKKYGVAKKANVYAVKVLRSNGSGTMSDVVAGVEWAAKSHIQAVKEAKDGKRKGFKGSVANMSLGGGKTKTLDDTVNAAVSVGIHFAVAAGNDNADACNYSPAAAAKAVTVGASGIDDSRAYFSNYGKCTDIFAPGLSILSTWIGSKYATNTISGTSMASPHIAGLLAYYLSLQPATDSEYSLAPITPEKLKDNLLKIATEDALTDMPKGTPNLLAWNGAGCNNYTAIVEAGGYKVKKTKGTKADFDVSKLEELIENEYDVISGQVVKGVSSLSEKARKFSKKIHEMVDEELKEFLEELA; from the exons ATGAAGGGCTACGCCATTCTCTCGCTCgcggccgctgctgccgcggcGCCAAGTGCTTCGATTGAAACCATCCATGGCGAGGCTGCGCCCATTCTTTCCTCTGCCAACGCCGAGGTCATCCCAAATGCCTACATTGTCAAGTTCAAGAAGCACGTAACTGAGGAGAAGGTGTCGGATCACCACACTTGGATCCAGGAGCTCCACACCACTCGTGAGAACGAGCGGATAGACCTCAAGAAGCGTGGTCAGTTCCCTCTGGTTGACGATGTCTTCCACGGCCTGAAGCACACCTACAAGGTCGGCTCCGAGTTCCTTGGTTATGCTGGCCACTTCGATGAGGAGACCATCGAGAAGGTCCGGAGGCACCCTGAT GTCGAGTACATCGAGCGTGACAGCATTGTCCACACCATGCGTGTGATTGAGGATGCCAAGTGCGACAGCGAGATTGAGAAGGCCGCCCCTTGGGGTCTGGCTCGTATCTCTCACCGTGATACTCTGGGCTTCTCCACCTTCAACAAGTACTTGTACGCCGCtaagggtggtgagggtgttgatgccTACGTTATTGACACTGGCACCAACGTCGACCACGTCGATTTCGATGGCCGTGCCAAGTGGGGCAAGACCATCCCCTCCGGCGATGCCGATGTCGATGGCAATGGCCACGGCACTCACTGCTCCGGCACCATCGCCGGCAAGAAATATGGTgttgccaagaaggccaacgTCTATGCCGTCAAGGTCCTTCGCTCTAACGGCTCCGGCACCATGTCTGATGTCGTCGCCGGTGTGGAGTGGGCTGCCAAGTCTCACATCCAGGCCgtcaaggaggccaaggatgGCAAGCGCAAGGGCTTCAAGGGCTCCGTCGCCAACATGTCTCTCGGTGGTGGCAAGACCAAGACTCTCGATGACACTGTAAACGCCGCCGTCTCTGTTGGCATTCActtcgccgtcgccgccggcaACGACAACGCTGATGCCTGCAACTACtcgccagctgctgctgccaaggccGTCACGGTCGGTGCCTCTGGCATTGATGACAGCCGTGCCTACTTCTCCAACTACGGCAAGTGCACTGATATCTTCGCCCCCGGTCTCAGCATTCTTTCCACCTGGATCGGCAGCAAGTacgccaccaacaccatctccgGCACTTCCATGGCCTCTCCCCATATCGCTGGTCTCTTGGCCTACTACCTTTCTCTCCAGCCGGCCACCGACTCTGAGTACTCTCTtgctcccatcacccccgagaagctcaaggacaACCTTCTCAAGATCGCCACTGAGGATGCCCTCACCGACATGCCCAAGggcacccccaacctcctcgcctggAACGGTGCTGGTTGCAACAACTACACTGCCATCGTCGAGGCTGGCGGCTACAAGGTCAAGAAGACCAAGGGCACCAAGGCTGACTTTGATGTCTCCAAGCTTGAGGAGCTTATCGAGAACGAGTACGATGTCATCTCGGGCCAGGTCGTGAAGGGTGTCTCTTCCCTCTCCGAGAAGGCCCGCAAGTTCTCCAAGAAGATCCACgagatggtggatgaggagctcaaggagttCCTTGAGGAGCTCGCTTAA